A genomic stretch from Frigoribacterium sp. PvP032 includes:
- a CDS encoding lytic transglycosylase domain-containing protein encodes MGRHSANSTTGHSLSEQRLVVSRPRTIEKRRVPASLVARPAPRPVPRSQPSAGRRYVLPLMGFAATFAFLSASLVNPLSGAEAATTTTGGAAALVSPGQTFVVGANVVLAADRDQYGVTLPPPPPPPAPVVEQASSDEPAAPSTGSAKKSSSSGAAPVAGVPDPGTAKAIAAEMVAARGWGTGEYDCLVSLWNKESGWNINAHNASSGAHGIPQALPGSKMASAGADWQTNPATQITWGLGYIQGRYTTPCGAWGHSQSVGWY; translated from the coding sequence CAGACCTCGGACGATCGAGAAGCGGCGCGTGCCCGCGTCGCTCGTGGCCCGACCGGCTCCGCGGCCGGTCCCGCGCTCCCAGCCCTCGGCGGGACGTCGGTACGTCCTCCCGTTGATGGGCTTCGCCGCCACCTTCGCGTTCCTCTCCGCCTCCCTCGTCAACCCTCTCTCGGGCGCCGAGGCAGCGACGACGACCACGGGCGGCGCGGCCGCCCTGGTGTCTCCCGGCCAGACCTTCGTCGTCGGTGCCAACGTCGTCCTCGCGGCCGACCGTGACCAGTACGGCGTCACCCTGCCGCCGCCTCCGCCGCCGCCCGCACCGGTCGTCGAGCAGGCCTCGTCCGACGAGCCTGCCGCCCCGTCGACCGGCAGCGCGAAGAAGTCCTCCTCGTCCGGCGCGGCTCCCGTCGCCGGCGTGCCCGACCCCGGCACGGCCAAGGCGATCGCCGCCGAGATGGTCGCGGCCCGCGGCTGGGGCACCGGCGAGTACGACTGCCTCGTCTCGCTCTGGAACAAGGAGTCGGGCTGGAACATCAACGCCCACAACGCCTCCAGCGGTGCCCACGGCATCCCGCAGGCGCTGCCCGGCAGCAAGATGGCCTCGGCGGGCGCCGACTGGCAGACCAACCCGGCGACCCAGATCACCTGGGGCCTCGGCTACATCCAGGGCCGCTACACCACCCCGTGCGGCGCCTGGGGCCACTCGCAGTCCGTCGGCTGGTACTGA
- a CDS encoding alpha/beta family hydrolase, whose translation MTLPPASTIDVRGGVELPARRSDVELRTSDGLTLVGELALPLDRDPVATLVTLHPLPTAGGFMDSHVIRKAAARLPALADVAVLRFNFRGVSSPRGRSEGSFGEGDAEAADLRAAVALVQGAGLPTPWLLGWSFGTEVALKHGRGVDVAGLLLLSPPLHRTTDAELAAWNESDVPIVAVVPEHDDYLQPEEARARFSVVPRVEVVAVEGGKHLWVGEKQTSRVLDEIVRRVAPDALPLPTTWPPTGNASAAS comes from the coding sequence GTGACCCTGCCCCCCGCCTCGACCATCGACGTCCGCGGTGGAGTCGAGCTCCCGGCTCGGCGCTCCGACGTCGAGCTTCGTACCTCCGACGGCCTGACGCTGGTGGGGGAGCTGGCGCTGCCCCTCGACCGGGATCCCGTCGCCACCCTGGTCACGCTGCACCCGCTCCCGACGGCCGGCGGGTTCATGGACTCCCACGTCATCCGCAAGGCAGCGGCACGGCTCCCGGCCCTGGCCGACGTCGCTGTGCTGCGGTTCAACTTCCGCGGCGTCTCGTCGCCCAGGGGGCGGTCAGAGGGCTCCTTCGGCGAGGGCGACGCGGAGGCCGCCGACCTGAGGGCCGCCGTCGCCCTGGTCCAGGGGGCCGGCCTGCCGACGCCCTGGCTGCTCGGCTGGTCGTTCGGCACCGAGGTCGCGCTGAAGCACGGCCGCGGCGTCGACGTCGCGGGGCTCCTCCTGCTGTCTCCGCCCCTGCACCGCACGACCGACGCCGAGCTCGCCGCCTGGAACGAGTCCGACGTGCCGATCGTCGCCGTCGTGCCCGAGCACGACGACTACCTGCAGCCCGAGGAGGCGCGGGCCCGGTTCTCCGTCGTGCCCCGCGTCGAGGTGGTCGCGGTCGAGGGCGGCAAGCACCTCTGGGTGGGCGAGAAGCAGACGTCGCGCGTGCTCGACGAGATCGTGAGGCGCGTCGCGCCTGACGCGCTGCCGCTCCCGACCACGTGGCCTCCGACCGGGAACGCGTCCGCCGCCTCCTAG
- a CDS encoding AI-2E family transporter: protein MKIHDPFRLGLLAGLGVIAALVIGGALSELSTILTYVGAAIFIALGLDPIVSWLENRSVPRWLAIVIVFTVAIGAFVGVVFAIVPVIVSQATVLITNLVTYLQSVTTQEFVDNLQALVPQNFFDVQESLDSVLDFLTNPDNVVTIGGGVLAVGVAIGNGVFATVVVVILVLYFTSSINTFKAGIYQLVPASKRVRFADIAEQISQSVGRYVIGQFTLAAINGVLSFIFLSSIGAQQPAVFAAIAFLGSIIPLVGTISGSAIIVLAQIVLLPDSPATWVTAAIWYLVYMQVEAYVLSPRIMRRAVKVPGVVVVIAALTGGTLLGVLGALIAIPVAASILLIIRQVVVPRQDAR from the coding sequence GTGAAGATCCACGACCCCTTCCGCCTCGGCCTGCTCGCGGGCCTCGGCGTGATCGCCGCGCTCGTGATCGGGGGCGCCCTCAGCGAGCTGTCGACGATCCTCACCTACGTGGGCGCCGCGATCTTCATCGCCCTGGGGCTCGATCCGATCGTCTCCTGGCTCGAGAACCGCTCGGTGCCGCGCTGGCTCGCCATCGTGATCGTCTTCACGGTCGCGATCGGGGCGTTCGTGGGCGTGGTGTTCGCGATAGTCCCCGTCATCGTCAGCCAGGCCACCGTCCTCATCACGAACCTGGTCACCTACCTGCAGAGCGTGACCACGCAGGAGTTCGTCGACAACCTGCAGGCGCTCGTGCCCCAGAACTTCTTCGACGTGCAGGAGTCCCTCGACTCGGTCCTCGACTTCCTGACGAACCCCGACAACGTCGTCACGATCGGCGGCGGGGTCCTGGCCGTCGGCGTGGCCATCGGCAACGGGGTCTTCGCCACCGTCGTCGTGGTCATCCTGGTGCTCTACTTCACGTCGTCGATCAACACGTTCAAGGCCGGCATCTACCAGCTCGTGCCCGCGTCGAAGCGCGTGCGGTTCGCCGACATAGCGGAGCAGATCAGCCAGTCCGTGGGTCGCTACGTGATCGGCCAGTTCACGCTGGCCGCCATCAACGGCGTGCTCAGCTTCATCTTCCTCAGCTCCATCGGGGCCCAGCAGCCGGCCGTCTTCGCCGCCATCGCGTTCCTCGGCTCGATCATCCCCCTCGTCGGGACCATCAGCGGCTCGGCGATCATCGTGCTCGCCCAGATCGTGCTGCTGCCGGACTCCCCCGCGACCTGGGTCACCGCGGCCATCTGGTACCTCGTCTACATGCAGGTCGAGGCCTACGTCCTCAGCCCGCGCATCATGCGCCGTGCGGTCAAGGTACCGGGAGTCGTCGTCGTCATCGCAGCCCTCACCGGCGGCACGCTGCTGGGCGTGCTCGGCGCCCTCATCGCCATCCCGGTGGCCGCCTCGATCCTCCTGATCATCCGCCAGGTCGTCGTGCCGCGGCAGGACGCCCGCTAG
- a CDS encoding tetratricopeptide repeat protein, translating to MTGLPPVPAGLRGAVDLSSLVNRPAPSAAGAPGQPAAAGHPAGPAGAPGVPGPAASVAVPALVVDATDATFSQVLELSSTVPVIVDLWAEWCGPCKQLSPVLEKLVAEYAGRLLLVKVDVDSNPQLTEAFQAQSIPAVAAVIGGRPVQLFVGALPEAQVRDVFEQVLELAAQNGVTGTAVVDGAAADADGEAAEPEPEPLPPHHQDAYDAIDRGDYDAAITAYRTAIAQDPRDQLAVAGLAQVSLIARLQGVTIADVRGAAAAAPTDVDAQLAVADLDVSGGHVDDAFDRVLTVFPSLDAAGKDAARTRLLDYFEIVGLDDPRVAAARRRLTMLLY from the coding sequence GTGACCGGCCTTCCCCCCGTCCCCGCCGGCCTCAGAGGGGCCGTCGACCTGTCGTCCCTCGTGAACCGGCCCGCACCGTCCGCCGCCGGGGCTCCTGGCCAGCCCGCGGCCGCCGGCCACCCGGCAGGCCCCGCGGGCGCACCGGGCGTGCCTGGTCCCGCCGCCTCGGTCGCCGTGCCGGCACTCGTCGTCGACGCGACCGACGCGACGTTCTCGCAGGTGCTCGAGCTGAGCAGCACCGTCCCTGTGATCGTCGACCTCTGGGCCGAGTGGTGCGGGCCGTGCAAGCAGCTCTCGCCCGTCCTCGAGAAGCTCGTGGCCGAGTACGCCGGCCGGCTGCTGCTCGTCAAGGTGGACGTCGACTCCAACCCCCAGCTGACCGAGGCGTTCCAGGCCCAGTCGATCCCCGCCGTCGCGGCCGTGATCGGCGGCCGGCCAGTGCAGCTGTTCGTCGGCGCCCTGCCGGAGGCGCAGGTGCGCGACGTCTTCGAGCAGGTGCTCGAGCTGGCCGCCCAGAACGGCGTCACCGGGACTGCCGTCGTCGACGGCGCCGCGGCGGACGCCGACGGCGAAGCGGCCGAGCCTGAGCCCGAGCCCCTGCCGCCTCACCACCAGGACGCCTACGACGCCATCGACCGGGGCGACTACGACGCGGCGATCACCGCGTACCGCACCGCCATCGCCCAGGACCCGCGGGACCAGCTGGCCGTCGCGGGCCTCGCCCAGGTGTCGCTGATCGCCCGCCTGCAGGGCGTGACGATCGCCGACGTCCGCGGAGCGGCCGCCGCAGCTCCGACCGACGTCGACGCCCAGCTCGCCGTGGCCGACCTCGACGTCAGCGGCGGTCACGTCGACGACGCCTTCGACCGGGTGCTGACGGTGTTCCCGTCGCTCGACGCGGCCGGCAAGGACGCAGCCCGCACCCGCCTCCTCGACTACTTCGAGATCGTGGGCCTCGACGACCCGCGGGTCGCCGCGGCCCGCCGCCGGCTGACGATGCTGCTCTACTGA
- the glgB gene encoding 1,4-alpha-glucan branching protein GlgB: MSIFSRHGSSRDDEPVVPEPVVSEPVSAEPVASEPVTPEPVTSVTDENDPPVTAEPPLPVDEPSTADEPDEPSDPAEADEPLLASPVPAPVPTEERPVLHEDPTPPDVRPEPAAPARQLPALDDAEVLAAGEGRHAHPHALLGEHTVDGVTVVRVVRPLAGSVSVTGASGEAVVLEHHAHGLWQGVAAAPLGGYQVTAYYEGGAPWVADDPYRFSPTVGDLDLYLFGEGRHEQLWTVLGSHVREHEGVRGTSFAVWAPHAQAVRVVGDLNSWWGDRHAMRRLDDNGVWELFVPGVDQGSYKYQILTPDGEWVERADPMARRAEVPPATASVITESGHDWGDDSWLERRAASDQHAGPMSVYELHVGSWKPGLGFRELADPLVDYVTALGFTHVEFMPLAQHPFGGSWGYQVTGYYAPQSTWGSPDDLRYLIDRLHQAGIGVIVDWVPGHFPKDEWALGRFDGRSVYEHSDPRRGEQPDWGTYVFNFGDSQVRNFLVANALYWFEEFHVDGLRVDAVASMLYLDYSRNDGEWLPNEHGGREATEAISFLQETNATAYRRHPGIVMIAEESTSWPGVSRPTSEGGLGFGLKWNMGWMHDTLDYVEKDPLYRSYHHGEITFSFHYAWSENFMLPISHDEVVYGKGSLFEKMPGDDWQKRANLRAYLAYMWGHPGKQLLFMGSEFGQPTEWSQELGLDWSVLDRPQHQQVFDLVARLNQVYKSESALWAHDFDTEGFEWIDGGAGEQSVVAFLRKSGSGDSLAVLANFSGQPQRMRFGLPEAGTWDEVLNTDATIYGGSGVGNFGAVTAVDSPWAGRPASADVQLPPLGVVWLKLRR, from the coding sequence ATGAGCATCTTCTCCCGCCACGGCTCCTCGCGAGACGACGAGCCCGTCGTTCCCGAGCCCGTCGTCTCCGAGCCCGTCAGCGCCGAGCCCGTCGCTTCCGAGCCCGTCACCCCCGAGCCCGTCACCTCGGTGACCGACGAGAACGACCCGCCCGTCACGGCGGAGCCGCCGCTCCCCGTCGACGAGCCGTCCACCGCTGACGAGCCGGACGAGCCGTCCGACCCGGCCGAGGCCGACGAGCCCCTCCTCGCCTCGCCGGTGCCCGCTCCGGTCCCGACCGAGGAACGCCCCGTCCTCCACGAGGACCCGACGCCCCCCGACGTCCGACCGGAGCCCGCCGCGCCCGCGCGGCAGCTCCCTGCCCTCGACGACGCCGAGGTGCTGGCCGCGGGCGAGGGCCGCCACGCGCACCCGCACGCCCTGCTCGGCGAGCACACCGTCGACGGCGTCACGGTCGTGCGCGTCGTCCGGCCGCTGGCCGGCTCCGTCAGCGTGACGGGCGCCTCCGGCGAGGCCGTCGTCCTCGAGCACCACGCGCACGGCCTGTGGCAGGGCGTCGCCGCGGCGCCGCTCGGCGGCTACCAGGTGACGGCCTACTACGAAGGAGGCGCCCCCTGGGTCGCCGACGACCCTTACCGGTTCTCCCCCACCGTCGGCGACCTCGACCTCTACCTCTTCGGCGAGGGCCGCCACGAGCAGCTCTGGACGGTGCTGGGCAGCCACGTGCGCGAGCACGAGGGCGTCAGGGGCACCTCCTTCGCGGTCTGGGCGCCGCACGCCCAGGCCGTCCGCGTGGTCGGCGACCTGAACAGCTGGTGGGGCGACCGCCACGCCATGCGCCGCCTCGACGACAACGGCGTGTGGGAGCTCTTCGTGCCCGGCGTCGACCAGGGCTCGTACAAGTACCAGATCCTCACGCCCGACGGCGAGTGGGTCGAGCGGGCCGACCCGATGGCCCGCCGCGCCGAGGTCCCGCCGGCCACCGCCTCCGTCATCACCGAGTCCGGCCACGACTGGGGCGACGACTCCTGGCTCGAGCGCCGCGCGGCGAGCGACCAGCACGCCGGCCCGATGAGCGTCTACGAGCTGCACGTCGGCTCGTGGAAGCCGGGCCTCGGGTTCCGGGAGCTGGCCGACCCGCTGGTCGACTACGTCACCGCGCTCGGCTTCACGCACGTCGAGTTCATGCCGCTCGCGCAGCACCCCTTCGGCGGCTCGTGGGGGTACCAGGTCACGGGCTACTACGCGCCACAGAGCACCTGGGGCTCCCCCGACGACCTGCGCTACCTGATCGACCGGCTGCACCAGGCCGGCATCGGCGTCATCGTCGACTGGGTGCCCGGGCACTTCCCGAAGGACGAGTGGGCGCTCGGCCGCTTCGACGGCCGCAGCGTCTACGAGCACTCCGACCCTCGTCGCGGCGAACAGCCCGACTGGGGCACCTACGTCTTCAACTTCGGCGACTCGCAGGTGCGCAACTTCCTGGTGGCGAACGCGCTCTACTGGTTCGAGGAGTTCCACGTCGACGGCCTCCGCGTCGACGCCGTCGCCTCGATGCTCTACCTCGACTACAGCCGGAACGACGGCGAGTGGCTGCCGAACGAGCACGGCGGCCGCGAGGCCACCGAGGCGATCTCGTTCTTGCAGGAGACCAACGCCACGGCCTACCGCCGCCACCCCGGCATCGTGATGATCGCCGAGGAGTCGACCAGCTGGCCGGGCGTCTCGCGCCCCACCAGCGAGGGCGGCCTCGGCTTCGGCCTCAAGTGGAACATGGGCTGGATGCACGACACCCTCGACTACGTCGAGAAGGACCCGCTGTACCGCTCGTACCACCACGGCGAGATCACCTTCTCGTTCCACTACGCGTGGAGCGAGAACTTCATGCTGCCGATCAGCCACGACGAGGTCGTCTACGGCAAGGGCTCGCTGTTCGAGAAGATGCCCGGCGACGACTGGCAGAAGCGGGCGAACCTGCGGGCGTACCTCGCTTACATGTGGGGCCACCCGGGCAAGCAGCTGCTGTTCATGGGCTCCGAGTTCGGCCAGCCGACCGAGTGGAGCCAGGAGCTCGGGCTCGACTGGTCGGTGCTCGACCGGCCGCAGCACCAGCAGGTCTTCGACCTCGTGGCTCGCCTCAACCAGGTCTACAAGTCGGAGAGCGCTCTCTGGGCGCACGACTTCGACACCGAGGGCTTCGAGTGGATCGACGGCGGCGCCGGCGAGCAGAGCGTCGTCGCTTTCCTGCGGAAGTCGGGCTCCGGCGACTCGCTCGCCGTGCTGGCGAACTTCTCCGGCCAGCCGCAGCGCATGCGCTTCGGCCTGCCCGAGGCCGGCACGTGGGACGAGGTGCTCAACACCGACGCCACGATCTACGGCGGCTCGGGCGTCGGGAACTTCGGCGCGGTCACGGCCGTGGACAGCCCGTGGGCCGGGCGTCCCGCCTCCGCCGACGTCCAGCTGCCCCCGCTCGGCGTCGTCTGGCTGAAGCTCCGCCGCTGA
- a CDS encoding alpha-1,4-glucan--maltose-1-phosphate maltosyltransferase — MATAYEPRVGRIPVTALSPTTPDRDFPTKAFAGEVVPFGATVFREGHDVVGAVLVLTDPSGSESRHPLVAGLPGTDRWTTEVQLETEGDWTWQVEAYTDDWATWLHTAEIKIPAELDVEVTFAIGSRLLVAAAPDYPDTTLVRDAAKALANEALSPGSRLRVATDARLAAVFAAKPMASLVTRSAPEELRVERSRAAVGSWYEFFPRSEGAKKLPDGTWKSGTFRTAARRLPAISRMGFDVLYIPPVHPIGTTFRKGPNNTLTAGPNDPGSPYAIGSPDGGHDAVHPDLGTLADFRWFVDTAKNTGLELALDLALQCSPDHPWVTEHPEWFTTLPDGTIAYAENPPKKYQDIYPLNFDNDYEGVSREVLRIVRHWIELGVTIFRVDNPHTKPVRFWEWLLHEVRLTNPEVVFLSEAFTKPAMMQALARVGFHQSYTYFTWRNEKWELEEYLDELSKETSAWLRPNLFVNTHDILTPYLQYGGRPAYKVRAAIAATASPTWGVYSGYELFEDVARPGSEENIDNEKYEYKPRDWAGAEAEGATLAPYLTQLNRIRSSHPALRQLRNLDLHSSDDDAVLVYSKYLSRAHTRSGRADAIIVVANVDPHSARETTVHLDVTKFGLAPGGTYTVRDLITGQSWTWGDDNYVRLDAFVEPVHVLSVDLTRAP, encoded by the coding sequence GTGGCGACTGCATACGAACCCAGAGTCGGGCGGATCCCCGTCACGGCGCTCTCCCCGACCACCCCCGACCGGGACTTCCCGACCAAGGCCTTCGCCGGAGAGGTCGTGCCCTTCGGCGCCACGGTCTTCCGCGAGGGCCACGACGTCGTCGGCGCCGTCCTCGTCCTGACCGACCCCTCCGGGTCCGAGTCCCGGCACCCGCTCGTCGCGGGCCTGCCCGGCACGGACCGCTGGACGACGGAGGTGCAGCTCGAGACGGAGGGCGACTGGACCTGGCAGGTCGAGGCGTACACGGACGACTGGGCGACCTGGTTGCACACGGCCGAGATCAAGATCCCGGCCGAGCTGGACGTCGAGGTCACCTTCGCGATCGGCAGCCGCCTCCTCGTCGCCGCAGCCCCCGACTACCCCGACACGACTCTCGTGCGGGACGCGGCCAAGGCGCTCGCGAACGAAGCCCTCTCGCCGGGCTCGCGCCTCCGTGTCGCGACCGACGCGCGCCTCGCGGCCGTCTTCGCCGCGAAGCCGATGGCGAGCCTCGTCACCCGCAGCGCCCCGGAGGAGCTGCGCGTCGAGCGCAGCCGTGCGGCGGTCGGCAGCTGGTACGAGTTCTTCCCGCGCAGCGAGGGCGCCAAGAAGCTGCCCGACGGCACGTGGAAGAGCGGCACGTTCCGCACCGCGGCCCGCCGCCTCCCCGCGATCTCCCGGATGGGCTTCGACGTCCTCTACATCCCGCCGGTGCACCCGATCGGGACGACGTTCCGCAAGGGGCCGAACAACACGCTGACCGCAGGTCCGAACGACCCGGGATCGCCCTACGCGATCGGCTCCCCCGACGGCGGCCACGACGCGGTCCACCCCGACCTCGGCACGCTCGCGGACTTCCGCTGGTTCGTCGACACGGCCAAGAACACCGGCCTCGAGCTCGCGCTCGACCTGGCCCTGCAGTGCTCGCCCGACCACCCGTGGGTCACCGAGCACCCCGAGTGGTTCACGACCCTGCCCGACGGCACGATCGCCTACGCCGAGAACCCGCCGAAGAAGTACCAGGACATCTACCCCCTGAACTTCGACAACGACTACGAGGGCGTCAGCCGCGAGGTGCTGCGCATCGTGCGGCACTGGATCGAGCTCGGCGTCACGATCTTCCGCGTCGACAACCCGCACACGAAGCCGGTCCGCTTCTGGGAGTGGCTGCTGCACGAGGTGCGGCTGACGAACCCCGAGGTGGTGTTCCTCTCGGAGGCGTTCACCAAGCCGGCCATGATGCAGGCGCTCGCCCGCGTCGGGTTCCACCAGTCGTACACGTACTTCACCTGGCGCAACGAGAAGTGGGAGCTCGAGGAGTACCTCGACGAGCTGTCGAAGGAGACGAGCGCCTGGCTGCGCCCGAACCTGTTCGTCAACACCCACGACATCCTGACGCCCTACCTGCAGTACGGCGGGCGCCCGGCCTACAAGGTGCGGGCCGCGATCGCCGCGACGGCGTCGCCGACCTGGGGCGTCTACTCGGGCTACGAGCTCTTCGAGGACGTCGCCCGGCCGGGCTCGGAAGAGAACATCGACAACGAGAAGTACGAGTACAAGCCGCGGGACTGGGCCGGCGCGGAGGCGGAGGGCGCGACCCTCGCCCCCTACCTGACCCAGCTCAACCGGATCCGCAGCTCGCACCCGGCGCTGCGGCAGCTGCGCAACCTCGACCTGCACTCGAGCGACGACGACGCCGTGCTCGTCTACTCGAAGTACCTGTCGCGGGCGCACACCCGCAGCGGCCGAGCCGACGCGATCATCGTCGTCGCGAACGTCGACCCGCACTCGGCCCGCGAGACGACCGTGCACCTCGACGTGACGAAGTTCGGGCTCGCACCCGGCGGCACGTACACGGTGCGCGACCTCATCACCGGCCAGTCGTGGACCTGGGGCGACGACAACTACGTCCGCCTCGACGCCTTCGTCGAGCCCGTGCACGTGCTGTCCGTCGACCTCACCCGAGCGCCGTAG
- a CDS encoding alternate-type signal peptide domain-containing protein — protein MNTFVKSAVAGAAGIALLLGGAGTFAVWNSTASASAGVLQTGQLGLSTVAGSGQWKDLKTGSVLSAAELTSYRMIPGTQLEYTVPVTVTATGTGLKAVFSYDLGATSSTLTSVVPVLTVQKSRTDAGLPTGFAAVSGKANSFSVTPSATSTDAVARLGISVPTDADNSTQNKTLDLSKVVFTLTQVE, from the coding sequence ATGAACACCTTCGTCAAGAGCGCCGTCGCCGGCGCGGCCGGCATCGCCCTCCTCCTCGGCGGCGCGGGCACCTTCGCCGTCTGGAACAGCACCGCCAGTGCCTCGGCGGGCGTGCTGCAGACGGGCCAGCTCGGCCTCTCGACCGTGGCGGGCTCCGGCCAGTGGAAGGACCTCAAGACCGGGTCGGTGCTGAGCGCCGCCGAGCTGACCTCGTACCGGATGATCCCGGGGACGCAGCTGGAGTACACGGTGCCCGTCACGGTGACGGCCACCGGCACGGGCCTGAAGGCGGTGTTCTCGTACGACCTCGGCGCGACGTCGAGCACGCTCACGAGCGTCGTCCCCGTCCTCACCGTTCAGAAGAGCCGCACCGACGCGGGCCTGCCGACCGGCTTCGCGGCCGTCAGCGGCAAGGCGAACTCCTTCTCCGTCACGCCGTCGGCCACGAGCACCGACGCCGTCGCGCGCCTCGGCATCAGCGTGCCGACCGACGCCGACAACAGCACGCAGAACAAGACGCTGGACCTCAGCAAGGTCGTCTTCACGCTGACGCAGGTCGAGTAG
- a CDS encoding signal peptidase I → MRTGRERTGRESADRENTGLRGLARALLLGLSIGALGLVVALAALLVVVPKATGSTPLTVLTSSMEPTFPPGTLVVVRPVDTDLVEPGDVLTYQLESGEAAVVTHRVVEVVSTSDGMRSFVMRGDANGSVDADPVMPVQVKGAVWYSLPLVGWVAQAVGGEGRGWVATAVGVVLCLYSVVALGTGVRRRRRAGAAETGHGRRAAGAR, encoded by the coding sequence GTGAGAACCGGTCGCGAGCGCACCGGTCGCGAGAGCGCCGACCGCGAGAACACCGGCCTCCGGGGCCTCGCCCGTGCGCTGCTGCTGGGCCTCAGCATCGGGGCCCTGGGCCTCGTCGTCGCGCTGGCGGCCCTGCTCGTCGTCGTGCCGAAGGCGACGGGCTCGACCCCGCTCACCGTCCTCACGAGCTCGATGGAGCCGACGTTCCCGCCGGGCACGCTGGTCGTCGTGCGCCCCGTCGACACCGACCTCGTGGAGCCGGGCGACGTCCTGACGTACCAGCTCGAGTCCGGCGAGGCGGCGGTCGTGACCCACCGGGTGGTCGAGGTCGTGTCGACGTCCGACGGCATGCGCTCGTTCGTCATGAGGGGCGACGCCAACGGCAGCGTCGACGCTGACCCGGTCATGCCCGTGCAGGTGAAGGGGGCCGTCTGGTACAGCCTCCCGCTCGTCGGCTGGGTCGCGCAGGCCGTGGGCGGCGAGGGGCGCGGCTGGGTCGCCACGGCCGTCGGCGTCGTCCTCTGCCTGTACTCGGTCGTCGCGCTCGGCACGGGGGTGCGGCGCAGGAGGCGCGCCGGGGCAGCCGAGACCGGTCACGGTCGCCGGGCGGCCGGAGCACGCTGA